One genomic region from uncultured Fretibacterium sp. encodes:
- a CDS encoding coenzyme F420-0:L-glutamate ligase → MGEAVLRKVGVEVHGIRMPVIRRGDDLVKMAAEHLVEASSSGYAPFTLRDRDVVGVTESLVARAQGNIITLEEIAADVRDKIPEGDAAVAFPILSRNRFMPLLDGIVRGIRGKVHLFLSFPADEVGNHLIDPAEYLKRSSGMPECFGTAEYDARFGRYRHPFTGVDYVELYKDLAPGRIEIHFTNNPLRILDVTSRVVMANIHNRVLYAGLLRERGASVWTLDQICTEPRSNGGGYNPEFGLLGSNYSQEGTVKLFPRDAGAFARGLQQEILRLTGRRVEVLVYGDGAFKDPVCGIWELADPVVSPGYTDGLKGTPSEIKFKMIADNAQGDAEEAVRSAIQSKSAASGRDSGLAEDKNALGTTPRRYTDLLGSLCDLVSGSGDKGTPVIHISGYFDSYIDG, encoded by the coding sequence ATGGGAGAGGCAGTGCTTCGTAAGGTTGGCGTTGAGGTGCATGGAATTCGTATGCCCGTGATCCGCAGGGGCGACGACCTGGTGAAGATGGCCGCGGAACACCTCGTCGAGGCCTCGTCTTCGGGCTACGCGCCCTTTACCCTCAGGGATCGCGACGTGGTGGGGGTCACGGAGTCCCTCGTGGCGAGGGCTCAGGGCAATATCATCACTCTGGAGGAGATAGCCGCGGACGTTCGCGACAAGATCCCGGAGGGGGATGCGGCGGTCGCCTTTCCCATCCTCAGCCGCAACCGGTTCATGCCCCTGCTCGACGGGATCGTCCGGGGCATCCGGGGAAAGGTGCATCTCTTCCTCTCCTTCCCTGCGGACGAGGTGGGCAACCACCTGATCGATCCCGCCGAGTACCTCAAGCGTTCCTCGGGCATGCCGGAGTGCTTCGGCACGGCGGAGTACGACGCACGGTTCGGGCGCTACAGGCATCCCTTCACGGGGGTGGACTACGTGGAGCTCTACAAGGACCTGGCCCCTGGGAGGATAGAAATCCACTTCACGAACAACCCGCTGCGCATCCTGGACGTCACCTCCCGGGTCGTGATGGCGAACATCCACAATCGAGTCCTCTATGCCGGCCTTCTGCGGGAAAGGGGAGCCTCGGTCTGGACCCTGGATCAGATCTGCACGGAACCGCGTTCCAATGGGGGCGGATACAACCCCGAGTTCGGGCTTCTGGGGTCCAACTACTCTCAGGAGGGGACCGTCAAGCTTTTCCCTCGCGATGCGGGGGCCTTCGCGCGCGGGCTTCAGCAGGAGATCCTTCGCCTCACCGGGCGCAGGGTCGAGGTCCTGGTCTACGGGGACGGCGCCTTCAAGGACCCCGTCTGCGGGATCTGGGAGCTGGCCGACCCCGTCGTCTCTCCCGGATACACGGACGGGCTGAAGGGCACGCCCTCCGAGATCAAGTTCAAGATGATCGCGGACAACGCCCAGGGGGATGCGGAGGAGGCCGTTCGCAGCGCCATTCAATCGAAGTCCGCCGCAAGCGGAAGGGATTCGGGTCTGGCGGAGGATAAAAACGCCCTTGGGACCACCCCGAGGCGCTATACGGATCTTCTGGGTTCCCTGTGCGACCTCGTCTCCGGGAGCGGGGACAAGGGCACCCCCGTCATTCACATATCGGGTTACTTCGACTCGTACATCGACGGATAG
- a CDS encoding CapA family protein produces MRRTFFPTISLVILALFASFAPMPALAFPLRARALFIGDIMAHKQQLDAAATGRNGSRKWDFAPQFRRVRPLFGGDALIVGNLETTFAGPERGYAGYPSFNTPDSLADALVGLGVRVVTLANNHILDRGAGGARRTVEVLDRAGILWTGLGLDDIPKNDALLVEHGGLRWAFVNYSYGSNRLLSSSDVHLNVISDSAISEGLARARALSPDIVTACFHWGQEYHFVPSAHQRRAAEAALAQGAHLVIGTHPHVLQPMELRLASSDDYGAEARLVAWSLGNFVSFQRTLPRERSCVLAVEVEKAAEDEGVRLVRVSVAPTRVALVPAGGGRRAEVVYAGTGGSFNHAGLPALELDRTRKAGRRVLDFLGADGEPDENGFYTLWSAEDPGRLPIPRLKSPGD; encoded by the coding sequence GTGAGGCGAACTTTTTTTCCGACCATTTCTCTTGTGATCCTTGCCTTGTTCGCTTCGTTCGCCCCGATGCCTGCGCTGGCCTTTCCCCTGCGGGCGCGGGCGCTTTTCATCGGGGACATCATGGCCCACAAGCAGCAGCTGGACGCCGCGGCGACGGGGAGAAACGGCAGCAGAAAATGGGACTTCGCCCCGCAGTTCCGAAGGGTGCGGCCGCTCTTCGGGGGCGATGCCCTGATCGTCGGGAACCTGGAGACGACGTTCGCCGGCCCCGAAAGGGGGTATGCCGGGTATCCCTCGTTCAACACCCCGGACTCGCTCGCAGACGCGCTGGTCGGGCTGGGGGTCCGCGTCGTCACCCTGGCGAACAACCATATCCTGGACCGTGGGGCGGGAGGTGCGCGCCGAACCGTCGAGGTCCTGGACCGGGCGGGCATTCTGTGGACGGGGCTGGGGCTGGACGACATTCCCAAAAACGACGCGCTCCTGGTGGAGCATGGGGGGCTGAGGTGGGCCTTCGTCAACTACTCCTACGGGAGCAACCGGCTTCTCTCATCGAGCGACGTCCACCTCAACGTGATCTCGGACTCGGCGATATCCGAGGGACTCGCACGGGCGCGGGCCCTGAGCCCCGACATCGTCACGGCCTGTTTCCACTGGGGCCAGGAGTATCATTTTGTCCCGTCGGCCCATCAGAGGAGGGCGGCCGAGGCGGCTTTGGCACAGGGGGCCCATCTGGTCATCGGGACCCATCCTCACGTCCTGCAGCCGATGGAACTTCGTCTTGCCTCCTCTGATGACTATGGAGCCGAAGCCCGGCTCGTCGCCTGGTCCCTGGGGAACTTCGTGTCCTTTCAGCGGACGCTGCCGCGGGAGCGCAGCTGCGTGCTTGCGGTCGAGGTCGAAAAAGCGGCCGAGGACGAAGGAGTTCGTTTGGTCCGCGTCTCCGTTGCCCCGACGCGGGTGGCCCTCGTCCCCGCGGGCGGGGGGCGGCGGGCCGAGGTCGTCTACGCCGGAACGGGGGGCAGCTTCAACCATGCGGGGCTCCCCGCGTTGGAGCTGGACCGGACGCGGAAGGCCGGAAGGCGCGTCCTGGACTTTCTGGGCGCGGACGGCGAGCCCGACGAAAACGGATTCTATACGCTCTGGAGCGCCGAAGACCCCGGACGTCTCCCCATCCCCAGGCTCAAGTCCCCCGGCGATTGA
- a CDS encoding WG repeat-containing protein: protein MMIRRTSLLAGLLAAAVLLCVFPILPAGAARIDWFLQPVWERASRFSEGLAAVRSSGYWGYIDPGGRWVVGPTLSDAHPFREGAAAVSVRGRWGFLDRKGKFFIPPAFDAAGSFCGELAAVRSADKWGYVDRAGRLAIPASFDLAGDFYQGRAAVALGGRYGFIDRHGKWAVDPIYDGAWPFVEDRAAVLVKGRLGFLELSGDTAVEPRYDPVLGGKVFSGGVSGVALHGLWGFIDSAGDWAVEPSYEAVLDYSEGLAAVRRAGLWGFISSSGELAIPYVFQDVMSFSEGTAGAASQGRWGYIDRRGAWMADPVYLEAWPFSEGLAPVRSASNGRWGYVGRSIPPLFGGRNFEEAGAFSDGLALVSDGGEKHYIDVQGRDAFEGVFADARDFSEGLAAVLSGDRWGYIDHKGRMVIPPRFEAAGPCSEGLLAVRMKGRWGFIDRKGNWAVKNVYEEVWPFSDGLAAVRKGKKLGYVDVSGKLRVPCRFEVPSRGCAAGRFSEGLAAVLKSGKTLFIDKKGNAVIRGDFVPWTGEAPRFRWGVACLETSKGRWRYVNRGGRYIGEPPVGSVDAVSGSVPGILPYRSDTGVWGYRNLDGTVVIPPFLDAARPFREGMAAVSLGGRWWYIAEPKR, encoded by the coding sequence ATGATGATTCGTCGTACATCCTTGCTGGCGGGGCTCCTTGCCGCCGCTGTCCTGCTTTGTGTTTTTCCAATCCTTCCGGCCGGTGCGGCCCGGATCGACTGGTTCCTGCAGCCCGTATGGGAGCGGGCCTCCCGGTTCTCCGAGGGGCTCGCCGCCGTACGGTCCAGCGGGTATTGGGGTTATATCGATCCGGGGGGGCGTTGGGTCGTAGGGCCGACCCTCTCGGACGCCCATCCCTTCAGGGAGGGGGCCGCGGCCGTCTCGGTTCGGGGCCGGTGGGGTTTTCTGGACAGAAAGGGGAAGTTCTTCATCCCCCCAGCCTTCGATGCTGCCGGATCCTTCTGTGGGGAGCTTGCCGCCGTGCGGTCCGCGGACAAGTGGGGGTACGTCGACAGGGCGGGGCGGCTTGCGATACCCGCCAGTTTCGACTTGGCCGGCGACTTCTATCAGGGGCGGGCGGCGGTGGCGCTTGGGGGGCGGTATGGGTTCATCGACCGGCATGGAAAATGGGCCGTTGACCCGATCTACGACGGGGCCTGGCCCTTTGTGGAGGACCGCGCGGCGGTCCTCGTGAAGGGGAGACTGGGGTTCCTGGAGCTCTCGGGGGATACCGCCGTCGAGCCGCGCTACGATCCGGTGCTGGGCGGCAAGGTCTTCTCCGGTGGCGTTTCGGGGGTTGCGCTTCATGGCCTCTGGGGATTCATCGATTCGGCGGGAGACTGGGCCGTGGAGCCCTCATACGAGGCAGTCCTGGATTACAGCGAGGGCCTGGCTGCGGTGCGCCGCGCGGGGCTCTGGGGCTTCATCTCCTCGTCGGGAGAGCTGGCGATCCCCTACGTCTTCCAGGATGTGATGTCCTTCTCGGAGGGAACGGCCGGTGCGGCCAGCCAGGGACGATGGGGCTACATCGATCGCCGGGGCGCCTGGATGGCCGACCCCGTCTACCTGGAGGCCTGGCCCTTCTCGGAGGGCCTGGCCCCGGTGCGCAGCGCCTCCAACGGCAGATGGGGCTACGTGGGACGCAGCATCCCGCCCCTCTTCGGAGGGCGGAACTTCGAGGAGGCCGGGGCCTTCTCGGATGGGCTTGCCCTTGTGAGCGATGGGGGCGAAAAACATTACATCGATGTGCAGGGACGGGATGCCTTCGAGGGGGTGTTCGCGGATGCCCGGGATTTTTCGGAGGGGTTGGCCGCAGTGCTCTCCGGGGACCGTTGGGGGTACATCGACCATAAGGGCCGGATGGTGATCCCCCCACGTTTCGAGGCCGCAGGCCCCTGCTCCGAGGGGCTGCTTGCGGTCCGCATGAAGGGACGGTGGGGATTCATCGACAGGAAGGGAAACTGGGCTGTGAAGAACGTTTATGAGGAGGTTTGGCCCTTCTCGGATGGGCTGGCCGCGGTCCGAAAGGGGAAGAAGCTCGGCTACGTCGACGTATCCGGCAAGCTCAGGGTGCCCTGCCGCTTCGAGGTCCCCTCCCGAGGGTGCGCGGCGGGAAGATTTTCGGAGGGGCTGGCCGCCGTGTTGAAAAGCGGCAAAACCCTTTTCATAGACAAGAAGGGCAATGCCGTGATCCGGGGAGACTTCGTCCCCTGGACGGGCGAGGCCCCTCGCTTTCGCTGGGGCGTCGCCTGTCTGGAGACCTCGAAGGGGAGGTGGCGGTATGTGAACCGTGGCGGACGATATATCGGGGAGCCTCCTGTCGGCTCCGTCGATGCCGTTTCCGGCTCCGTCCCCGGCATCCTGCCCTATCGCTCGGATACGGGCGTCTGGGGCTACAGGAACCTGGACGGAACCGTCGTCATCCCGCCCTTTCTCGACGCGGCGCGCCCCTTCAGAGAGGGAATGGCGGCCGTATCTTTGGGGGGACGCTGGTGGTACATCGCCGAGCCCAAACGATAG
- a CDS encoding collagen-like protein: MRVSRRFLRTAALAMVFALAFAGTALAVNSTWTGGGPDKKWGTAANWDNGIPGTGDKAIITASAEVEVDGLAAAEVVDLAEGAKLTLNNVLDLDNGGALRASGNATVTSKAAGGLKFTTTNNVIVFPGKTLTLAAEGAGTIVGDAANALELSGGGTLTLKTQVATVDDLKIKEGSTLVVDVDDALPELDGNRTTLVEIEKGNLVVNAGDFGNIVDTLLLREGNLTLNNPMKEALKIVRIWSGDLVVAKGVEIGNGTDGELELGKAADKVGHLKLKGDMTLAKLKTEDTANTITVASGKTLIVKELTGDNLNAEVTGDLKLTLANGKTGTLNKDVQGKVEFVAPGGGGTATLALAADVKVISVDFTAAAMGDTFKLDLGGKNEIGNLSFAKTTAGLTVKSDGAADTENTIHFLQPAADATLELSGGTRALVVRDGTKGANWNLKVGTTETFRVKSRGLLSGMVKAELANNSILTLPSGEFPNLELSAVNPANPTTIEVDAATQAPVLKLKKIDVVAGKTLKMNRPKTWWKSLAVGDTVVLLKAEDVELNGTGKIEGNPGDDAEAKIEWKDAEKALVLTAKDNLKVPELVAKVTASGNKRFVNVTVSNDVDVVAASWRAELLSVVAPGPVSVTLKAGATTKAASFEVEVGVGFTSGTLRVYAKNQVAPNFEGFVDADLNAVPGGGGGGGGTPGTPGTPAAPSIDPSSWETTSTSAPDAEGNVTVQLAATLKLEGTPKSLDVVASGMREKPKAELLDGSGKVVVSSMPVVKASAKSYKLRLTCKTTKADIDSGKAEIEKVLVATDDGKVRTITVNKKLKDIAKPGGNPGQPGNPGQPGNPGNPGQPGNPGQPGNPGDSKGSSGGGCDAGWSGLALALAAAFLLRRKA, translated from the coding sequence ATGCGTGTGAGCAGGAGGTTCTTGCGCACGGCGGCGCTGGCGATGGTGTTCGCCCTGGCTTTCGCCGGGACCGCGCTGGCGGTGAATAGTACGTGGACGGGTGGAGGACCCGACAAGAAGTGGGGTACTGCTGCTAACTGGGATAACGGTATCCCAGGAACCGGCGACAAGGCGATCATCACAGCAAGCGCCGAGGTGGAGGTTGACGGGCTGGCAGCGGCTGAGGTGGTGGACCTTGCCGAGGGCGCAAAGCTGACGCTGAATAATGTATTGGACCTCGACAACGGCGGCGCACTCAGGGCCTCGGGCAACGCGACGGTGACGAGCAAGGCGGCAGGTGGACTGAAGTTTACCACCACCAACAATGTTATCGTCTTCCCGGGCAAGACCCTGACCCTGGCGGCAGAGGGTGCGGGGACCATCGTCGGCGACGCCGCCAACGCCCTGGAACTCTCCGGCGGTGGCACGCTGACTCTGAAGACTCAGGTGGCGACGGTCGACGACCTGAAGATCAAGGAAGGCAGCACGCTGGTCGTGGACGTCGATGACGCCCTGCCGGAGCTTGACGGCAACAGAACGACCCTTGTGGAGATCGAGAAGGGCAACCTCGTGGTCAATGCGGGGGACTTCGGCAACATCGTCGATACGCTGCTCCTGAGGGAGGGCAACCTGACGCTGAACAATCCGATGAAGGAGGCCCTCAAGATCGTGAGGATCTGGAGCGGCGACCTGGTTGTTGCGAAGGGCGTCGAGATCGGAAACGGGACGGACGGTGAGCTGGAGCTGGGGAAAGCCGCCGACAAGGTCGGACATCTTAAGCTCAAGGGGGACATGACCCTCGCGAAGCTGAAGACGGAGGACACCGCAAACACGATCACGGTCGCGAGCGGCAAGACCCTGATCGTCAAAGAACTTACTGGTGATAACCTCAACGCCGAGGTGACCGGGGACCTGAAGCTGACGCTTGCGAATGGCAAGACAGGCACCCTGAACAAGGATGTCCAAGGGAAGGTCGAGTTCGTGGCTCCCGGCGGCGGCGGAACGGCGACCCTGGCCCTCGCTGCGGACGTGAAGGTGATTTCGGTCGATTTTACGGCGGCGGCCATGGGCGATACCTTTAAACTGGACCTTGGCGGCAAGAACGAGATTGGAAACCTGAGCTTCGCGAAGACGACCGCCGGCCTGACGGTCAAGAGCGATGGAGCTGCGGATACGGAGAACACAATCCACTTCCTTCAGCCTGCCGCTGACGCCACGCTGGAGCTTTCGGGGGGCACTCGAGCTCTGGTGGTCCGGGACGGAACGAAGGGCGCGAACTGGAACTTGAAGGTGGGCACAACCGAGACGTTCAGGGTGAAGAGCAGGGGCCTGCTCTCCGGGATGGTCAAGGCGGAGCTCGCTAATAACAGCATCCTGACCCTGCCCAGCGGGGAGTTCCCGAATCTGGAGTTGAGCGCCGTCAACCCCGCCAACCCCACGACGATCGAGGTCGACGCAGCGACGCAGGCCCCGGTCCTGAAGCTGAAGAAGATCGACGTCGTTGCTGGTAAGACGCTGAAGATGAACCGTCCCAAGACCTGGTGGAAGAGCCTGGCGGTGGGCGATACGGTCGTGTTATTGAAGGCCGAGGATGTGGAACTGAATGGCACTGGCAAGATTGAGGGCAATCCTGGTGACGACGCTGAGGCGAAGATCGAGTGGAAGGACGCCGAGAAGGCGCTGGTCCTCACGGCGAAGGACAATCTTAAGGTCCCCGAGCTGGTGGCGAAGGTGACGGCCTCGGGGAACAAGCGTTTTGTAAACGTCACGGTCTCGAATGACGTTGATGTGGTTGCCGCTTCTTGGCGCGCTGAGCTTTTGAGCGTTGTCGCTCCGGGCCCCGTGTCTGTGACTTTAAAGGCTGGAGCCACCACGAAGGCCGCGTCCTTTGAGGTGGAGGTGGGCGTCGGTTTCACGAGTGGGACCCTGAGGGTGTACGCCAAGAACCAGGTCGCGCCAAATTTTGAGGGTTTTGTCGACGCCGACCTGAATGCCGTTCCCGGCGGCGGTGGTGGCGGCGGCGGCACGCCCGGTACGCCGGGTACGCCCGCGGCCCCGAGCATCGACCCGAGCAGCTGGGAGACGACGAGCACCAGCGCCCCGGACGCTGAGGGGAACGTGACCGTCCAGCTCGCGGCGACGCTGAAGCTCGAGGGGACGCCGAAGTCCCTGGATGTGGTCGCCTCCGGGATGAGGGAGAAGCCGAAGGCCGAGCTGCTGGATGGCAGCGGCAAGGTTGTCGTGAGCTCCATGCCGGTGGTCAAGGCGAGCGCGAAGAGCTACAAGCTGAGGCTGACGTGCAAGACCACGAAGGCCGACATCGACTCGGGCAAGGCGGAGATCGAGAAGGTGCTGGTGGCGACGGACGACGGCAAGGTCCGTACGATCACGGTGAACAAGAAGCTGAAGGATATCGCCAAGCCGGGCGGAAACCCCGGACAGCCTGGTAATCCTGGGCAGCCTGGCAACCCTGGTAATCCTGGACAGCCCGGTAATCCCGGGCAGCCTGGTAACCCCGGAGACTCCAAGGGCAGCTCCGGCGGCGGGTGCGACGCGGGATGGAGTGGGTTAGCACTGGCTCTTGCAGCTGCGTTCCTGCTGAGGAGGAAAGCTTAA
- a CDS encoding PAS domain-containing protein: MQINRETQAIIDSLSDPVLVVSSKMRRILACNAAFVRELGFLDENIKGRSFIHIPQLTRPIRHGLLDLYFRTKRSRDDKTPFVFQFADPQGSLKTISATVDILIFDGEEFIMAYLHIVLPTDIALSHQAEDIAAFNAFVDMTQEPWLEFRPRSRDVPILLDEEDRISYLMNLGRGFVVHKASKAARKLFGQRDPSLGITDFPLKGKGFMSFFYREEDALRFLDMLSKVGQLQAPTTLVGESGKVLEMEMSCSVHFGTEDTITALYCILRRIEQDRDLIVQHSVSGQEQDFIFSQPFLGLGRMVPLQPLARPQPANADTVLNRYLDDILLTNANDALGELYGVEKNALLMHSMPFLFPDRSAAVQVLKELFVTRQSSFATYRKNTGELLRVALFKAVFNDADLMTRIFVAVSPQIYGIPERREARKPHSVPSFI; the protein is encoded by the coding sequence GTGCAGATCAATCGAGAAACGCAAGCGATTATTGACAGCCTTTCGGATCCTGTCCTCGTCGTAAGTTCCAAGATGAGACGCATCCTTGCCTGTAACGCGGCTTTCGTCCGTGAGCTGGGTTTCCTCGACGAGAACATCAAGGGCAGGTCGTTTATTCACATTCCCCAACTGACGCGCCCGATCCGGCATGGTCTATTGGACCTTTATTTCAGGACAAAACGCAGCAGGGACGACAAGACCCCGTTCGTCTTTCAATTCGCGGACCCGCAGGGCAGCCTGAAAACGATCTCCGCCACCGTGGATATCCTGATCTTCGACGGGGAGGAGTTTATCATGGCGTATCTGCACATCGTGTTGCCGACCGACATAGCCCTTTCGCATCAGGCCGAGGACATCGCCGCTTTCAACGCCTTCGTCGACATGACCCAGGAGCCGTGGCTGGAGTTCCGCCCCCGTTCGCGGGACGTGCCCATCCTGCTCGACGAGGAGGACCGGATCAGTTACCTCATGAACCTGGGGCGGGGATTCGTCGTCCACAAGGCGAGCAAAGCCGCGCGGAAGTTGTTCGGCCAGAGGGATCCCAGCTTGGGGATAACCGACTTTCCGTTGAAGGGAAAGGGCTTTATGTCCTTTTTTTATCGGGAGGAGGACGCCCTGCGGTTTCTGGACATGCTCTCCAAGGTGGGGCAGCTTCAGGCCCCGACCACCTTGGTTGGAGAGTCGGGAAAGGTCCTGGAGATGGAGATGTCCTGCTCCGTCCACTTCGGTACCGAGGACACGATCACAGCCCTTTATTGCATCCTCCGCCGTATCGAGCAGGATAGGGACCTCATCGTCCAACACAGCGTCAGCGGCCAGGAGCAGGACTTCATCTTCTCCCAGCCCTTCCTCGGGCTGGGGCGCATGGTTCCCCTGCAGCCCCTGGCGAGGCCTCAACCCGCGAATGCCGATACGGTTTTGAACCGTTATCTGGATGATATCCTCCTCACCAACGCCAACGATGCCCTGGGGGAGCTCTATGGGGTCGAGAAAAATGCCCTGTTGATGCACTCCATGCCCTTTCTCTTCCCCGATCGCTCCGCGGCTGTCCAGGTTCTGAAAGAGCTGTTCGTGACGCGCCAGTCCTCGTTCGCGACGTATCGCAAGAATACGGGGGAGCTCTTGAGGGTAGCCCTCTTCAAGGCCGTCTTCAACGACGCCGACCTCATGACCCGAATATTCGTGGCCGTATCCCCTCAGATCTACGGCATCCCGGAACGCCGCGAGGCGCGGAAGCCGCATTCCGTCCCGTCGTTCATTTAG
- the cytX gene encoding putative hydroxymethylpyrimidine transporter CytX, whose product MSTQTELEKVSTFSQMLLWFGAAVSIAEILTGALLAPLGFERGMGAILVGHVIGAILLLPAGLIGAQSGLSAARSVRISFGRYGSYVFSILNLVQLLGWTAIMIVSGAKAMDGITGELWGFQNEAAGCVVIGILIALWVLMGIKNLARVNIVVVTMLFGLSLVLGFTVLGQTGAGAAAGEPISFGAAVELNVAMSLSWMPLISDYTRRLRRPFLGTGVSVLSYFAGSVLMFAIGLGASLFAGTSDIARILLAAGLGLAALLIVLFSTVTTTFLDVYSAGVSAANLSERLNEKTVAVLVCALGTVLAASVSMEQYENFLFFIGSVFAPLFSILFVDYWLLGRREIDPSRPLDLRSALLWTIGFILYRLLLPYDTPVGITLPVMLLVGVLSIVVRFPGKKV is encoded by the coding sequence ATGAGCACACAGACGGAACTCGAGAAGGTATCCACGTTCAGCCAAATGCTCCTGTGGTTCGGCGCGGCGGTCTCCATCGCTGAGATCCTCACCGGCGCGCTGCTGGCGCCTCTTGGCTTTGAAAGGGGCATGGGGGCCATCCTGGTGGGGCACGTCATCGGGGCCATCCTGCTCCTCCCCGCGGGGCTGATCGGCGCGCAAAGCGGCCTCTCGGCCGCCAGGTCGGTTCGCATCTCCTTCGGGAGGTACGGCTCCTACGTCTTTTCCATCCTCAATCTGGTGCAGCTGCTGGGTTGGACGGCCATCATGATCGTCAGCGGAGCCAAGGCCATGGACGGCATCACGGGGGAGCTCTGGGGGTTCCAGAACGAGGCCGCGGGGTGCGTCGTCATCGGAATCCTGATCGCCCTGTGGGTCCTCATGGGCATCAAGAACCTGGCCCGCGTCAATATCGTCGTGGTGACGATGCTCTTTGGACTCTCCCTCGTCCTGGGGTTCACGGTCCTGGGACAGACGGGGGCCGGAGCGGCGGCGGGGGAACCGATTTCCTTCGGAGCCGCCGTCGAGCTGAACGTCGCCATGTCGCTCTCATGGATGCCACTCATCTCCGACTATACGCGAAGGCTGCGGCGTCCATTTCTGGGGACGGGGGTCAGCGTGCTGAGCTATTTCGCGGGGAGCGTACTGATGTTCGCCATCGGGCTGGGCGCGTCCCTCTTCGCCGGGACCTCCGACATCGCTCGGATCCTCCTTGCAGCCGGCCTGGGGCTCGCCGCCCTGTTGATCGTCCTCTTTTCCACCGTGACCACCACCTTCCTCGACGTCTACTCGGCTGGGGTCAGCGCCGCCAACCTCAGCGAGAGGCTGAACGAGAAAACGGTTGCGGTCCTGGTCTGCGCCCTCGGGACCGTATTGGCCGCGTCCGTATCCATGGAGCAGTACGAGAACTTCCTGTTCTTCATCGGCTCCGTGTTCGCCCCGCTGTTCTCGATCCTGTTCGTGGACTATTGGCTCCTCGGCAGGCGGGAGATCGACCCCAGCCGTCCGCTGGACCTCAGGAGCGCCCTTTTATGGACGATCGGCTTCATCCTCTATCGTCTGCTCCTGCCCTACGACACCCCGGTGGGGATCACCCTGCCGGTGATGCTGCTGGTCGGGGTATTGAGCATTGTCGTACGGTTTCCCGGCAAAAAAGTTTAA
- the thiD gene encoding bifunctional hydroxymethylpyrimidine kinase/phosphomethylpyrimidine kinase: MRKVLTVAGSDCSGGAGIQADLKTFSAHGVFGMSVVVSVVAENTSRVIAIQDVTPDMIEKQMDAVFEDIGADAVKVGMLSTPVCMRAVAGRLKRYAPQNVVVDPVMYAKNGCPLMDPGAVGALIETIVPLADVLTPNIPEAERIAGMKIETLDDMKEAARRIHAMGCCSVLVKGGHASGDAVDVLFDGTDFRLLEAHRIDTKNTHGTGCTFSSAIASNLALGYDVAGAAERAKRYVTTAIEHALSIGKGHGPTHHFYDLYREGLRGMDGEEKRA, encoded by the coding sequence ATGCGTAAAGTGTTGACCGTAGCGGGCTCCGATTGCAGCGGCGGAGCGGGGATCCAGGCCGACCTCAAGACGTTCTCGGCCCACGGGGTCTTCGGCATGAGCGTCGTCGTATCGGTGGTGGCGGAGAACACCAGCCGGGTAATCGCCATCCAGGACGTGACGCCGGACATGATCGAGAAGCAGATGGACGCGGTCTTCGAGGATATCGGGGCGGATGCCGTGAAGGTGGGGATGCTCTCCACCCCCGTGTGCATGAGGGCCGTCGCGGGGAGGCTGAAGCGGTACGCCCCCCAAAACGTGGTCGTCGATCCGGTCATGTACGCCAAGAACGGCTGCCCTCTGATGGACCCCGGGGCGGTGGGCGCCTTGATCGAGACGATCGTTCCCCTGGCGGACGTCCTGACGCCGAACATCCCGGAGGCAGAGCGGATCGCCGGCATGAAGATCGAAACCCTGGACGACATGAAGGAGGCGGCACGGCGCATCCACGCCATGGGCTGCTGCAGCGTCCTGGTGAAGGGCGGGCATGCCTCGGGGGACGCCGTCGACGTCCTTTTTGACGGCACGGACTTCCGGCTCCTCGAGGCGCACCGCATCGACACGAAAAACACGCACGGCACGGGCTGCACGTTCTCCTCGGCCATCGCCTCGAATCTGGCCCTGGGATACGACGTCGCCGGGGCCGCGGAACGGGCCAAGCGCTACGTTACCACGGCCATCGAACACGCGCTTTCCATCGGGAAGGGACATGGCCCCACACACCACTTTTACGACCTCTACAGGGAGGGCCTGAGAGGAATGGACGGAGAGGAGAAGAGAGCATGA